A region of Sulfuricella denitrificans skB26 DNA encodes the following proteins:
- a CDS encoding NAD(P)H-dependent glycerol-3-phosphate dehydrogenase, whose product MKIAVLGAGAWGTALAISLAARHEVHLWTRNPAQFTEMSEERTNRRYLPGLPFPDAQQIELKLEQALDQADLALVVVPTAGFRQVVRQMAELGAKMPLVWACKGFEAGTAKLPHQVVAEELGDKAQCGALSGPSFALEVARGLPTALTLASRDESFAHVMALELHSPRLRVYSSPDVVGVEVGGAVKNVMAIAAGISDGMGYGYNARAALITRGLAEIGRLGVAMGGRPETFMGLTGAGDLILTCTGDLSRNRTVGLRLAQGQTLDTILAELGHIAEGVHSAREVLRLAESMNVEMPITQAVCQVLFEGMPPGKAVEALLNREPKAE is encoded by the coding sequence ATGAAGATCGCCGTGCTGGGTGCCGGCGCGTGGGGAACGGCACTGGCCATCAGTCTCGCAGCACGCCATGAGGTGCACCTGTGGACACGTAATCCGGCTCAGTTTACCGAGATGTCGGAAGAGCGTACGAATCGGCGCTATCTGCCAGGACTTCCCTTTCCCGATGCCCAGCAGATCGAGCTGAAACTGGAGCAGGCGCTCGATCAGGCTGATCTGGCCTTGGTAGTCGTGCCCACTGCAGGCTTCAGGCAGGTAGTGAGGCAGATGGCCGAACTGGGCGCAAAAATGCCGCTGGTCTGGGCATGTAAGGGCTTCGAAGCGGGAACAGCCAAGTTGCCGCACCAAGTGGTGGCGGAGGAGTTGGGCGACAAGGCGCAATGTGGTGCACTGTCCGGGCCGAGCTTTGCCCTGGAGGTGGCCAGGGGGTTGCCGACGGCACTTACTCTGGCGTCCCGCGACGAGTCCTTTGCTCACGTCATGGCGCTGGAGTTGCACAGCCCCAGACTGCGGGTTTATTCAAGCCCGGATGTGGTCGGGGTCGAAGTTGGCGGCGCAGTCAAGAACGTCATGGCGATCGCAGCCGGAATCTCCGATGGCATGGGTTACGGTTACAACGCGCGCGCCGCCTTGATTACCCGTGGGCTGGCAGAAATTGGTCGGCTCGGTGTGGCCATGGGCGGCCGGCCGGAAACCTTCATGGGGCTGACCGGCGCGGGAGACCTGATCCTGACCTGCACCGGCGACCTGTCGCGCAACCGTACTGTGGGCTTGCGTCTTGCTCAGGGGCAGACGCTCGATACGATTCTGGCTGAACTGGGGCATATCGCCGAGGGCGTACATAGCGCGCGCGAAGTGTTGCGTCTGGCAGAAAGCATGAATGTGGAAATGCCGATCACCCAAGCGGTGTGTCAGGTGCTGTTCGAGGGGATGCCTCCCGGCAAGGCGGTGGAGGCTTTGCTTAACCGTGAACCCAAGGCGGAATGA
- a CDS encoding SH3 domain-containing protein, which translates to MGRVQTLRRLFRLIGLGLLLFSATGAVQALDYRSIGSERAILYDAPSTQAKRLFVVGKYYPVEIIVNLDQWAKVRDSAGELAWVEKKNLKDVRMVVVTVARADVRQAADLNAPLAFQAERDVALELVEHGSTGWLKVRHRDGQVGFIMASQVWGS; encoded by the coding sequence ATGGGCAGGGTCCAGACGTTGAGGAGGTTATTTCGCCTCATCGGGTTGGGCCTGCTGCTTTTTTCCGCTACAGGCGCGGTTCAGGCGCTGGACTATCGTTCCATCGGCTCGGAGCGCGCCATTCTGTACGATGCCCCCTCGACGCAGGCCAAGCGTCTGTTCGTGGTCGGCAAATATTATCCGGTTGAAATTATCGTCAACCTCGATCAGTGGGCCAAGGTGCGAGATAGTGCCGGCGAACTGGCCTGGGTCGAGAAGAAAAATCTGAAGGATGTGCGCATGGTGGTGGTGACGGTAGCTCGTGCCGACGTCCGCCAGGCTGCAGACCTTAATGCGCCGCTGGCTTTTCAGGCAGAGCGCGACGTCGCGTTGGAACTGGTTGAGCACGGTTCAACCGGCTGGCTGAAAGTACGCCACCGCGACGGCCAGGTCGGCTTCATCATGGCTAGTCAGGTTTGGGGCTCATGA